The proteins below come from a single Pseudarthrobacter sp. SSS035 genomic window:
- a CDS encoding DUF1524 domain-containing protein produces the protein MIIGAFSGGFGGALVVLAISAAITGLYVMATGRRSWAWLPAKRKAGAIALGVSFALFIGGAAALPRTNAEDLQAASSDWNASPGTATASASAKATPTPSSVPTAQATGAPLDPETPSFVANDVTAPKTQPAFATKAIDLLATLPIKGRAPKTGYDRALFGQAWMDVDRNGCDTRNDMLKRDLTAITYTNSVPCKVQSGMLADPYTGTSISFLRGSATSSAVQIDHVVALSDAWQKGAQQLTTEQRTAFANDSLNLQSTDGPTNMKKGDGDAATWLPPNKGFRCEYVARQISVKATYSLWVTQAEHDAMARILADCSGQLAPTNQQAPVAATQAPAAAPAPAGAAAPVVPAPAPAAVAPAPVPVAPVPVVPAPAPVPAAPAAYYANCTAAKAAGAAPIYAGQAGYRAGLDRDSDGVACES, from the coding sequence CCCGGCCAAGCGGAAGGCAGGGGCCATCGCCCTGGGGGTTTCCTTTGCTCTCTTCATCGGCGGTGCCGCCGCGTTGCCGCGGACGAATGCGGAGGACCTTCAGGCAGCCTCCTCGGACTGGAATGCCTCGCCGGGAACCGCCACAGCGAGCGCATCTGCAAAAGCCACGCCGACGCCGTCGTCCGTTCCAACCGCACAGGCGACGGGCGCCCCGCTCGATCCTGAGACTCCAAGCTTCGTTGCGAACGACGTCACGGCGCCGAAGACGCAGCCGGCCTTTGCTACCAAGGCGATCGACCTGCTGGCCACCCTTCCCATCAAGGGCCGGGCGCCCAAGACGGGCTATGACCGCGCGCTGTTCGGGCAGGCCTGGATGGACGTTGACCGCAATGGCTGTGACACCCGGAATGACATGCTCAAGCGCGACCTCACGGCGATCACCTACACCAACAGCGTGCCCTGCAAGGTTCAGTCCGGCATGCTGGCGGACCCCTACACGGGTACGAGCATCAGCTTCCTGCGGGGGAGCGCTACGAGCAGCGCCGTCCAGATCGACCATGTTGTTGCCCTCAGCGACGCCTGGCAGAAGGGCGCGCAGCAGCTGACCACGGAGCAGCGGACAGCCTTCGCGAATGACTCTCTGAACCTCCAGTCCACGGATGGTCCCACCAACATGAAAAAGGGCGACGGCGACGCAGCCACCTGGTTGCCGCCGAACAAGGGCTTCCGGTGCGAATACGTGGCCCGGCAGATTTCGGTGAAGGCAACGTACAGCCTGTGGGTCACCCAGGCGGAGCACGACGCGATGGCCAGGATCCTGGCCGACTGCTCCGGCCAGCTCGCACCAACTAACCAGCAGGCACCAGTCGCCGCGACGCAGGCGCCGGCCGCGGCACCTGCACCGGCGGGGGCAGCTGCTCCTGTAGTTCCTGCTCCGGCCCCGGCGGCTGTGGCACCCGCCCCTGTCCCGGTTGCTCCCGTGCCGGTTGTGCCGGCACCTGCACCTGTTCCGGCAGCTCCGGCCGCTTACTACGCCAACTGCACGGCCGCCAAGGCCGCCGGCGCCGCTCCGATCTATGCCGGCCAGGCCGGTTATCGGGCCGGGCTGGACCGCGATTCCGACGGTGTGGCCTGCGAGAGCTAG
- a CDS encoding excalibur calcium-binding domain-containing protein, with protein MKKTLTLIVLTGLMMTGCSGKQASATSSADAVAADAATVPDVMSLTLDKATDQLEDLGFKVEAVDTVDGKTIISKKNWQVTSQDPTGGAQLAKGSTVHLGVKNLEKAAAEKAAADKAAADKVAAETAAAAKVVADKAAAEKAAADQAAAQAAKPAPVVPAPAPAPAPAPAPAPAPAPAPAPAVKAPAAVYYANCTAARAAGAAPIYAGTPGYGTHLDRDRDGIGCDK; from the coding sequence ATGAAGAAGACACTGACATTAATTGTGCTGACCGGCCTCATGATGACGGGATGCAGTGGCAAGCAGGCTTCAGCAACTTCAAGCGCTGATGCAGTGGCTGCAGATGCGGCCACGGTTCCAGACGTGATGAGCCTGACTCTAGATAAGGCCACGGATCAACTGGAAGATCTCGGGTTCAAGGTCGAGGCTGTGGACACCGTCGACGGCAAGACGATCATTTCAAAGAAGAACTGGCAGGTGACGTCCCAAGACCCAACGGGAGGTGCACAGTTGGCAAAGGGCTCCACCGTTCACCTCGGCGTCAAGAACCTTGAGAAGGCTGCGGCGGAAAAGGCCGCGGCGGATAAGGCCGCCGCCGACAAGGTGGCAGCAGAGACGGCTGCTGCAGCAAAGGTTGTGGCGGACAAGGCTGCGGCCGAGAAAGCTGCGGCAGATCAGGCAGCCGCGCAGGCCGCGAAGCCAGCTCCAGTAGTCCCCGCACCCGCACCCGCACCCGCACCCGCACCCGCACCCGCACCCGCACCTGCACCTGCACCAGCCCCGGCAGTCAAGGCGCCTGCAGCCGTGTACTACGCAAACTGCACTGCGGCACGCGCAGCAGGTGCGGCGCCCATCTATGCCGGAACACCGGGATATGGGACGCACCTCGACAGAGACCGCGACGGAATCGGGTGCGACAAGTAA